In Lactobacillus sp. PV012, one genomic interval encodes:
- a CDS encoding APC family permease, translating to MSIFFLGINGIIGSGAFLLPQYIYNDMDLMSVVVLLCAAFTISMIALCYADLSSRFTGSGAAWLYSYFAFGRFAGYELGLFTWFLGCCTYAAEVVAFLTTLRSFVPAYRNEAIYIWTAIGLIVLFSVINFYGRKLVKFIDNASAAAKLFTIILFIVVGAFFMHWANFTPVIPHAATTGVGPFFKHFGAAFSEVFYLFTGFSFIPIAARQMQNPTKNIPRVLIGVMISVTILYTLTVIVGIGILGSKMGAYTTPIANAFQKAVGEWGYIVIIVGMLLSIFGVAFTCSFNTPSLISSLSHEHNLPPEWVGKKNKYDAPWVAIIMTAIVTGGLITQSYIFLVSCIVLASFVQYVPSIFAVIKFKHTGQYPNKGFKLPGGYIIPVLALLVSCYLIFNFTWKTILVGLVVAVAAALLYLFSGRKRKDPHPGKDISEEQTSK from the coding sequence ATTTCGATATTCTTTTTAGGAATTAACGGAATCATCGGATCAGGTGCTTTTTTACTGCCACAATATATTTACAATGACATGGACTTAATGAGTGTGGTAGTTCTTTTATGTGCTGCATTCACGATTAGCATGATTGCATTGTGTTATGCCGATTTATCAAGCCGTTTTACTGGTTCAGGAGCGGCGTGGCTGTATTCATATTTTGCATTTGGGAGATTTGCAGGGTATGAGTTAGGATTATTTACGTGGTTTTTGGGTTGTTGTACTTATGCAGCAGAAGTTGTAGCGTTTTTGACAACTTTAAGAAGTTTCGTGCCTGCTTATAGAAACGAAGCTATTTATATTTGGACAGCAATTGGATTGATTGTATTATTTTCAGTTATTAACTTTTATGGAAGAAAATTAGTTAAGTTTATTGATAATGCTTCAGCAGCTGCAAAGCTTTTTACAATTATCTTATTCATAGTTGTAGGTGCCTTCTTTATGCATTGGGCTAACTTTACACCAGTTATTCCTCATGCTGCAACTACAGGAGTAGGACCATTTTTTAAGCATTTTGGTGCTGCATTTAGTGAAGTATTCTACTTATTTACTGGTTTTTCATTTATTCCAATCGCAGCTAGACAAATGCAAAATCCGACCAAAAATATTCCCCGGGTTTTAATTGGAGTAATGATTTCGGTAACTATTCTTTATACACTAACTGTAATAGTAGGAATTGGTATTTTAGGATCAAAGATGGGTGCATATACTACTCCAATTGCGAATGCCTTCCAAAAAGCTGTTGGTGAATGGGGATATATTGTAATTATTGTGGGGATGCTCCTAAGTATTTTTGGGGTAGCATTTACTTGCTCATTTAATACCCCTTCTTTAATTTCTTCACTTTCTCATGAACATAATTTACCTCCTGAATGGGTAGGAAAAAAGAATAAATATGATGCTCCATGGGTAGCAATTATTATGACTGCTATTGTGACTGGAGGATTGATTACTCAATCATATATTTTCTTAGTCTCATGTATTGTACTTGCTTCATTTGTACAATATGTCCCTTCAATTTTTGCCGTTATTAAATTTAAACATACAGGTCAATATCCAAATAAAGGATTTAAATTACCTGGTGGATATATAATTCCTGTTTTGGCATTATTAGTATCTTGCTATTTAATCTTTAACTTTACTTGGAAAACAATTTTAGTAGGATTAGTTGTCGCAGTTGCTGCAGCTTTACTTTACCTATTTTCAGGACGAAAGAGAAAAGATCCTCATCCTGGGAAAGATATATCTGAAGAGCAAACTTCTAAATAA
- a CDS encoding APC family permease has protein sequence MVESKTKQKKVYISVLALTMMNVSMVAGLANDVQQSFYGLASITYFAIGAICFFIPTALVAAELATGWSNRGGIFRWVGEGLGKGWALTCLLILWFETMLNFGIAMPSFTATIMFYTPNYDAAVKFAQNPQHEVLIMTGFIILYWLLTFLATKGVKAFANLAKYGVIIGSLIPLAVMIILAIVWVAQGHQPVIPITPKGLIPKWNGMGTLALAAGVFFSYTGIDMNAAHIKQLRNPEKEFPKAMFISVILAFLIFVVGTVIIAIIIPEKQINILYTLYSVFRILGSTIGMPWLYMVLVWALLCNTIAMVVTNMAGPSFMLGQAGGSGFLPHWFQKKNKHHMPSRLMYTQIAGMTVIAYLVKLIPNVEGFVILLTQTITVLYLFYYVLMFTAFIKLRYDQPNRPRSFKIPGGKFGAWLVGGIGIISSIFGIVLAIYPPTQVKSEVGSPIVYVSVILILVAVVLGICFILYQLSKHHNWVDPNNKFAPFTWEIEGLKKPGKVTSNVPTTVMSKDQNPMGMPIKRPYKPDAQVSEAVIKASETPDIPNN, from the coding sequence ATGGTTGAAAGTAAGACCAAACAAAAGAAAGTCTATATTTCTGTTTTGGCCCTAACCATGATGAATGTCTCTATGGTTGCAGGTTTAGCAAATGACGTTCAACAATCATTTTATGGACTTGCTTCAATTACTTATTTTGCAATCGGTGCAATTTGTTTCTTCATTCCAACAGCTTTAGTAGCTGCAGAACTTGCTACCGGTTGGAGTAACCGTGGAGGTATTTTCCGTTGGGTAGGTGAAGGACTAGGAAAAGGCTGGGCACTTACTTGTTTACTAATTTTATGGTTTGAAACTATGCTAAACTTCGGGATTGCGATGCCAAGTTTTACTGCAACAATCATGTTTTATACACCAAATTATGATGCAGCGGTAAAATTTGCTCAAAACCCACAACACGAAGTTTTAATTATGACTGGTTTCATCATCCTTTACTGGTTATTAACATTCCTTGCTACCAAGGGTGTTAAAGCTTTTGCTAACTTAGCAAAATATGGTGTTATTATCGGTAGTCTAATTCCATTAGCTGTAATGATTATCTTGGCTATCGTTTGGGTAGCTCAAGGCCACCAACCAGTAATTCCAATTACACCAAAGGGATTAATTCCTAAGTGGAATGGAATGGGAACACTAGCACTAGCTGCCGGAGTATTCTTCTCATATACAGGAATTGATATGAATGCTGCTCACATTAAGCAACTACGTAATCCTGAAAAAGAATTTCCAAAAGCTATGTTTATTTCAGTTATTTTAGCGTTCTTAATTTTCGTTGTTGGGACTGTAATTATTGCTATCATCATTCCAGAAAAGCAGATTAACATTCTTTATACTTTATATTCAGTATTTAGAATTTTAGGTTCTACTATTGGAATGCCATGGCTTTACATGGTCTTAGTTTGGGCCCTACTTTGCAACACCATTGCGATGGTTGTTACTAACATGGCTGGTCCTTCATTTATGTTAGGACAAGCTGGTGGTAGTGGATTCTTACCACACTGGTTCCAAAAGAAAAATAAGCACCACATGCCATCACGTTTAATGTACACTCAAATTGCTGGAATGACTGTAATTGCTTACCTAGTTAAATTAATTCCAAATGTTGAAGGATTTGTAATTTTACTTACTCAAACAATTACTGTTTTATACTTGTTCTACTATGTTTTAATGTTTACTGCATTTATCAAGCTACGTTACGACCAGCCTAACCGCCCTCGTTCATTCAAGATCCCTGGTGGAAAATTTGGTGCTTGGCTTGTCGGTGGAATTGGTATTATTTCATCAATTTTTGGGATTGTATTAGCAATTTATCCTCCAACACAGGTTAAATCAGAAGTTGGATCACCTATAGTTTATGTTTCAGTAATTTTAATCTTGGTTGCCGTAGTCTTAGGAATTTGCTTTATCCTTTACCAACTCTCTAAGCACCACAACTGGGTTGATCCTAACAATAAATTTGCACCTTTCACTTGGGAAATTGAAGGTCTTAAAAAACCAGGTAAGGTAACCTCAAACGTACCTACTACGGTGATGTCAAAAGACCAAAACCCAATGGGGATGCCAATTAAGCGACCTTATAAGCCTGATGCTCAAGTTTCAGAAGCTGTCATTAAAGCTTCTGAAACACCAGATATTCCTAATAATTAA
- a CDS encoding C1 family peptidase, which translates to MTKDNLNPEDLNTMRTDFLGEEKYRNTQNAVMQNGIKKSITNQSAIEKHPFEFSIDVDSDTPLNQKKSGRCWMFSALNFIRYHIEKEYHIKDMKLSTSYLFFYDKLEKANYFYHNILKTADKPMSDRKVRWLLKTPQQDGGDWSLLVSLIEKYGIVPMSAMGETAVSANTQELDFMFNRKLQKDAMKLRDLANADASDEKIASVLRQMNSENYKIVAISLGTPPEKFTYSYRDKDNEFHTTGEVTPMEFFKKFVNINLEDYVEIMNLPGHGYKYDQVYGIESSKNMVDGIENRYLNVSMHEMEKMVIEQLKDDEPVWFGCDVLQEWNNPTGALITDVYDWERSFGSTLGHDKTLRFDYGESLPTHAMLISGVDMRNDKPVNWKIQNSWGTKVGHKGYFIMSNDWMENYTYETVVNKKYLTSHQLKAYEEEPIVLPYWNAMNPI; encoded by the coding sequence ATGACAAAAGATAATTTAAATCCAGAAGACTTAAACACTATGAGAACTGACTTCTTAGGTGAAGAAAAATACCGTAATACTCAAAATGCGGTTATGCAAAATGGTATTAAGAAGTCAATTACTAATCAAAGTGCAATTGAAAAACACCCATTCGAATTTTCAATTGATGTAGATTCAGATACTCCTTTAAATCAAAAGAAGTCTGGTCGTTGCTGGATGTTTTCAGCATTGAACTTTATTAGATACCATATTGAAAAAGAATATCATATCAAGGATATGAAACTTTCCACTTCTTACTTATTCTTTTACGACAAATTGGAAAAAGCTAACTACTTCTACCACAACATTTTAAAGACTGCTGATAAGCCAATGTCTGACCGCAAAGTTAGATGGTTATTAAAGACCCCTCAACAAGATGGTGGTGACTGGAGCCTATTAGTAAGCTTAATTGAAAAATACGGTATCGTTCCAATGTCTGCTATGGGTGAAACTGCTGTTAGTGCTAACACTCAAGAGTTAGACTTTATGTTTAACCGTAAGTTACAAAAAGATGCTATGAAATTAAGAGATTTAGCTAATGCAGATGCTTCTGACGAAAAAATTGCTAGCGTTTTACGTCAAATGAATTCAGAAAACTACAAGATTGTAGCTATTTCTTTAGGTACTCCTCCAGAAAAATTCACTTATTCTTACAGAGATAAAGATAATGAATTCCACACCACTGGTGAAGTTACTCCAATGGAATTCTTCAAGAAATTTGTCAACATTAACTTAGAAGACTACGTTGAAATCATGAACCTTCCAGGTCACGGCTACAAGTATGATCAAGTTTACGGCATTGAATCTTCTAAGAACATGGTTGATGGTATTGAAAACCGTTACCTTAATGTTTCAATGCACGAAATGGAAAAAATGGTTATCGAACAATTAAAAGATGACGAACCTGTTTGGTTTGGTTGTGATGTATTACAAGAATGGAACAACCCTACTGGTGCATTAATTACTGATGTTTATGACTGGGAACGTTCATTTGGTTCTACTTTAGGTCATGACAAGACTTTACGTTTTGACTATGGCGAAAGTTTACCAACTCACGCAATGCTTATTTCAGGTGTTGATATGCGTAATGACAAACCAGTTAACTGGAAGATCCAAAACTCTTGGGGTACTAAAGTTGGTCACAAAGGTTACTTCATTATGAGTAACGACTGGATGGAAAACTACACTTATGAAACAGTTGTTAACAAGAAGTACTTAACTAGCCACCAACTTAAGGCTTATGAAGAAGAACCTATTGTGCTTCCTTACTGGAACGCAATGAACCCAATCTAA
- a CDS encoding C69 family dipeptidase encodes MGCTTVIVGKRASINNSTMIARNCDAERPDVPVKWVVVPAKNEKQTFHSYVSGADIPLPTHALRYQMAPFVNYKKHGQFGECGINSANVAMSATESIYGNPQVLALDPLVATGIGEDALLSIVLPFIHSAREGVEYLGKLIAKYGSHEGNGIIFSDKDEVWYMEIPTGHYWVASKLADDKAAVIANQVSQQEIDFDDSSRFLWADGIQEFVKKNHLNPDPDTFNFRRIFGTSNARDRVYNTPRVWFGQNYLGHFAIAPDSNDLDFSFKPNRKLKREDVAYVLSSHYNETQYDPLAVNTPKDDRTKFRPISMARCAESHILEIRSDVPEEYAGIAWFNSAPTAFNPYVPFYSNANDTASAYNSTSLTYDSQNAYWLSRTLAALIQPSYNEMKSLLIGLGGFLPTADQLTDQLVHDTDAAASTLSGQKLTQFLTQANEQNATKVLNLAHETVGKLVDKEMHLSRLSFSINTDRLQN; translated from the coding sequence ATGGGCTGTACAACAGTCATTGTAGGAAAGCGTGCCAGTATCAATAATTCAACAATGATTGCAAGAAATTGTGATGCTGAACGTCCTGATGTCCCAGTAAAATGGGTTGTAGTTCCCGCTAAGAATGAAAAACAAACTTTTCACTCTTACGTAAGTGGTGCAGATATTCCTCTTCCTACGCATGCCCTTCGATACCAAATGGCTCCTTTTGTTAATTACAAAAAACATGGTCAATTTGGTGAATGTGGTATCAATAGTGCTAATGTTGCTATGAGTGCTACTGAAAGTATTTATGGTAATCCCCAAGTATTAGCTCTTGATCCTTTAGTAGCAACTGGTATTGGTGAAGATGCTTTATTAAGTATTGTTTTACCCTTTATTCACTCAGCACGTGAAGGTGTCGAATATCTGGGCAAACTAATTGCTAAATATGGTTCTCATGAAGGAAACGGTATTATTTTTAGCGATAAAGATGAAGTTTGGTACATGGAAATTCCTACCGGACATTATTGGGTTGCTAGCAAATTAGCTGATGATAAAGCTGCCGTTATTGCCAATCAAGTCTCTCAACAAGAAATTGACTTTGATGATTCAAGTCGCTTTCTTTGGGCTGATGGTATTCAAGAATTTGTTAAAAAGAATCACTTAAATCCTGATCCTGATACTTTTAACTTCCGTCGTATTTTCGGCACTTCTAATGCTCGCGACCGTGTTTACAATACTCCTCGCGTTTGGTTTGGACAAAATTACCTAGGTCACTTTGCTATTGCACCTGATAGTAATGATTTAGATTTCAGTTTTAAACCAAATCGTAAGCTCAAGCGTGAAGATGTAGCTTATGTGTTAAGTTCTCATTATAACGAAACCCAGTATGATCCGTTGGCTGTTAATACGCCAAAAGATGATCGAACAAAGTTCCGTCCTATCTCTATGGCTCGTTGCGCTGAGTCTCACATTCTTGAAATCCGTAGTGATGTCCCTGAAGAATATGCTGGTATTGCTTGGTTTAATTCTGCTCCAACTGCTTTTAATCCATACGTACCATTCTATTCCAATGCAAATGATACAGCTAGTGCCTACAATTCCACTAGTTTAACCTATGATAGTCAAAATGCTTATTGGTTATCTAGAACACTCGCTGCACTCATTCAGCCAAGTTATAATGAAATGAAGTCTCTTTTAATTGGCTTAGGTGGATTTTTACCTACAGCTGATCAATTAACAGATCAACTTGTCCATGATACAGATGCTGCTGCTTCTACTCTTTCAGGTCAAAAACTTACTCAATTTTTGACTCAAGCAAATGAGCAAAATGCAACCAAAGTCTTAAATCTTGCACATGAAACAGTTGGTAAGTTAGTTGATAAGGAGATGCACTTATCTCGTCTGTCATTCTCTATTAATACTGACAGATTACAAAACTAA
- a CDS encoding MFS transporter yields the protein MNKKQITMVTVALMLGNVMAGLDGTIINTAIPAIVSALHGIQFMGWIVAIFLLGMSISIPIWTKIGEKITNKLAFEISLVLFVVGSALEGIAPNIYFFLAARLLMGIGAGGMGSLPYIIVGFVFPNIKKRTQVLGYLTASFNGAAIMGPLIGGWLIDAFSWHWIFYINIPIGLLAIIISLIFYKPVTPKATPVFDIRGALFLVAGLLTFLMGIQLLGLASNTLVIGLIVISLIILGMFFYFEGKAKNPIIPLTIFKNKALNGDFLLFAFTWGAFIAVNTYLPMWAQALLGMSALAGGMTLIPNSIFEIGASQTVASIQEHLRTFTLVMIGIITMMISVVGLLFSKVTTPLWSLVVIGTFSGIGVGFIFVALQVKVQIDAGRKEMATATSTSYLIRILAQTLMAAVYGVIMNLALERGVAQHHHITMGMLNELSDAKTARALPQNLLPLMRRIFHGGIHEIMVVSFILLIIATIFNFYFNFKVNNLKNK from the coding sequence ATGAATAAAAAACAGATTACGATGGTAACTGTGGCGTTAATGCTAGGTAATGTAATGGCAGGACTTGATGGAACAATTATCAATACAGCAATTCCAGCAATTGTGTCAGCCCTCCATGGAATCCAGTTTATGGGCTGGATTGTAGCAATCTTTCTATTAGGAATGTCGATTTCAATCCCAATTTGGACCAAAATAGGAGAGAAAATTACTAATAAGTTAGCTTTTGAAATTTCCCTAGTATTGTTTGTAGTAGGGTCAGCTTTAGAGGGGATTGCACCAAATATTTATTTCTTTTTAGCAGCGCGTTTGCTCATGGGAATTGGAGCAGGAGGTATGGGATCATTACCTTATATCATTGTTGGGTTTGTTTTCCCTAATATTAAAAAGCGAACTCAAGTCTTAGGATATTTAACTGCTAGCTTTAATGGGGCAGCAATTATGGGTCCATTAATTGGTGGTTGGTTAATAGATGCGTTTTCTTGGCATTGGATTTTTTATATTAATATTCCAATTGGCCTTTTAGCAATCATCATTAGTTTGATCTTTTACAAGCCAGTTACGCCAAAAGCAACGCCAGTTTTTGATATTCGGGGAGCTTTGTTCTTAGTAGCAGGATTACTAACCTTTTTGATGGGAATTCAGCTTTTGGGTCTGGCCTCTAATACTCTAGTAATCGGATTAATTGTAATTAGCTTGATAATTTTAGGAATGTTCTTTTACTTTGAAGGAAAAGCTAAGAATCCAATTATTCCGCTAACTATCTTTAAAAATAAGGCGTTAAATGGAGATTTTCTACTTTTTGCTTTTACTTGGGGAGCATTTATTGCTGTTAATACTTATTTACCAATGTGGGCGCAAGCTTTACTTGGAATGTCAGCGCTAGCTGGAGGAATGACTTTGATTCCAAATTCAATTTTTGAAATTGGAGCTTCCCAAACAGTAGCCTCAATTCAAGAGCATTTGCGCACTTTCACATTAGTAATGATTGGAATTATTACGATGATGATCTCAGTGGTGGGACTACTTTTTTCCAAAGTTACTACACCACTTTGGAGTTTAGTGGTTATTGGAACTTTTTCAGGAATCGGTGTGGGTTTTATTTTCGTAGCTTTACAGGTAAAGGTTCAAATCGATGCTGGAAGGAAAGAGATGGCGACAGCTACCTCCACTTCATATTTAATTCGAATTTTAGCGCAAACTTTAATGGCCGCTGTTTATGGGGTAATAATGAATTTGGCTCTAGAACGTGGAGTGGCGCAGCACCATCATATTACGATGGGAATGTTAAATGAATTAAGTGATGCTAAGACAGCCCGTGCTTTGCCACAAAATCTATTACCATTAATGAGAAGAATTTTTCATGGTGGAATTCACGAAATTATGGTTGTATCGTTTATCTTGTTAATCATTGCAACTATCTTTAATTTTTACTTTAACTTTAAAGTAAATAATTTAAAAAATAAATAA
- a CDS encoding Rib/alpha-like domain-containing protein codes for MTGTLKVLSFDAVTAPAEAGYTVSNPDAAPEVAVTGDTADSTVTFIYGADTHSQVINYVDKSGKIIKTYDVTGTTGATVDTNIQTNVPEGWVITDKTVPGQITFGSNTPAPINVTIEHGTKDVTDDPDQADKVNKTVTRTIDVDVAGKTSEYTTQSVTLHRTATEDLVTKEVTYGPWNTEGAKFDAVTAPAEAGYTVQNPDAAPEVAVTGDTADSTVTFNYDANSQTRKINFVDPDGKTVSTQTLTGKTGTSVTIGNGEGQTPLNIPTGYEIVPNTEVPTKVPFNADSKDNPDITVKVQAKVDTVDGRNDKSNSDVYRQVTRTITVNIEGQEPQVRTQTLDFYRIKSTNEATGKTTYTDWTSNMTDGSTSFAPVEIPSAAGYTRTITGGTITTKDGKDYVASVSGLSDGTPVNNINVTVNYVYSDQTATIKFVNNADHNDVVSTQVVGGKTGQTVPVKLEVPANWQVVGGQEIPSEFTFGSEPIKDTIIYVEHKTEDVTNDPNEKDNVNKTITRTVDVDVAGKTSEYTKQTVTLQRTATKDLVTNKVTYGAWETSKFDAVTAPAEPGYTVTNPDAAPAMDITSDTKSSTVTFIYKANEHSVTITYVDNNGKKVDSYTETGTTGETVDPAIRAHVPNGYHITDSSVPGSITFGSNDPAPITVHVEKNVNPTDADKYTPEPKDIKTQVGKEPTPEQGIGNIPNLPSGTTYTWTNGAPDVTTPGTKSVEITVHYPDGTTDTVTTKVIVEEPTKNPSDADKYTPEPKDIKTQVGKEPSPEQGIGNIPSLPSGTTFTWTNGAPDVTTPGTKSTEITVHYPDGTTDTVTTKVVVEEPTKNPTDADKYTPEPKDIKTQVGVTPNPEDGIGNVPNLPAGTTYTWTNGNPDVSTPGTKSVTITVRYPDGSTDTVTTKVTVEEPAKNPTDADKYTPEPKDITTQVGVVPSAEEGIGNIPNLPTGTTYTWTNGNPDVSTPGTKSVEITVHYPDGSTDTVTTKVTVEEPTKNPTDADKYTPEPKDITTQVGVVPSAEEGIGNIPNLPTGTTYTWTNGNPDVSTPGTKSVEITVHYPDGSTDTVTTKITVEEPASTPKENPTDNPKNNPADTPKETVHTKTPQGTIPNPTQVIKDKVKVPEGAKVTWKEKPDVSTPGTHHGVIQVIYPDGTTKDVDVDILVAPKANATNEPTNSTHKHATKKSESNVGPKGEYRNGFTSRAIAPKANITTAKKSMSSKQGRLPQTGSKDSSLAAVLGIALAGIGSLFGLAGSKKKRKN; via the coding sequence GTGACTGGAACACTGAAGGTGCTAAGTTTCGACGCAGTAACAGCCCCAGCAGAAGCAGGTTACACAGTATCAAACCCAGATGCCGCACCAGAAGTAGCCGTAACCGGTGATACAGCAGATTCAACAGTAACCTTTATCTATGGTGCAGATACCCACAGCCAAGTAATCAACTACGTTGATAAGAGTGGTAAGATTATTAAGACCTATGATGTAACAGGAACCACTGGAGCAACAGTAGATACCAACATCCAAACTAATGTACCAGAAGGTTGGGTAATTACTGATAAGACAGTTCCAGGTCAAATCACATTTGGATCAAACACTCCAGCCCCAATCAATGTAACTATTGAACATGGAACTAAGGATGTAACTGATGATCCAGATCAAGCAGACAAGGTAAACAAGACTGTTACTAGAACAATTGATGTTGATGTTGCAGGTAAGACTAGTGAATACACCACTCAATCAGTAACTCTCCACAGAACAGCTACAGAAGATTTAGTAACTAAGGAAGTAACTTACGGCCCATGGAATACAGAAGGTGCTAAGTTCGACGCTGTAACTGCCCCAGCAGAAGCAGGTTACACAGTTCAAAACCCAGACGCAGCTCCAGAAGTAGCAGTAACAGGTGATACAGCAGACTCAACTGTAACCTTTAACTACGATGCAAACAGTCAAACTAGAAAGATTAACTTCGTTGATCCAGATGGTAAGACCGTTTCAACTCAAACCTTAACTGGTAAGACAGGAACCAGCGTAACTATTGGTAATGGTGAAGGTCAAACTCCGTTGAACATTCCAACAGGCTACGAAATTGTTCCAAATACTGAAGTACCAACCAAGGTTCCATTTAATGCAGATAGTAAGGATAATCCAGATATCACTGTTAAGGTTCAAGCTAAGGTTGATACTGTAGATGGACGTAACGACAAGAGTAATAGCGATGTTTACCGTCAAGTAACTAGAACTATTACCGTAAACATTGAAGGTCAAGAACCTCAAGTTAGAACTCAAACTCTTGACTTCTACAGAATCAAGTCAACTAATGAAGCAACAGGTAAGACAACTTACACTGACTGGACTTCAAACATGACTGATGGGTCAACTAGCTTTGCACCAGTAGAAATTCCAAGTGCAGCAGGTTACACTAGAACAATTACTGGCGGCACAATCACTACCAAGGATGGTAAGGATTATGTAGCCTCAGTAAGTGGTTTGAGTGATGGTACACCAGTAAACAACATCAACGTAACTGTAAACTACGTTTACTCAGATCAAACAGCTACAATTAAGTTTGTAAACAATGCTGATCACAACGACGTTGTAAGTACCCAAGTAGTTGGTGGTAAGACTGGTCAAACAGTCCCAGTAAAACTTGAAGTACCAGCAAACTGGCAAGTAGTGGGCGGACAAGAAATCCCAAGTGAATTCACATTTGGATCAGAGCCAATTAAGGACACTATTATTTACGTTGAACATAAGACTGAAGACGTAACTAATGATCCAAATGAAAAGGATAATGTAAATAAGACTATTACTAGAACTGTTGATGTTGATGTTGCAGGTAAGACTAGTGAATACACTAAGCAAACAGTTACTCTTCAAAGAACCGCAACTAAGGACTTAGTAACTAATAAGGTAACTTACGGTGCATGGGAAACTTCTAAGTTTGATGCTGTAACTGCTCCAGCAGAACCAGGTTACACAGTAACTAACCCAGATGCTGCTCCAGCAATGGATATAACTAGTGATACTAAGAGTTCAACTGTAACCTTCATTTACAAGGCTAATGAACATTCAGTAACTATTACTTATGTTGATAATAACGGTAAGAAGGTTGATAGTTACACTGAAACTGGTACTACTGGTGAAACAGTAGACCCAGCAATTCGAGCTCACGTACCAAATGGTTACCATATTACTGATAGCTCTGTTCCAGGTTCAATTACATTTGGTTCAAATGATCCTGCACCAATTACTGTTCACGTTGAAAAGAACGTAAACCCAACAGATGCAGACAAATACACCCCAGAACCAAAGGACATCAAGACGCAAGTAGGTAAGGAACCAACTCCAGAACAAGGAATTGGCAACATTCCAAACTTGCCAAGTGGTACAACTTACACTTGGACCAATGGTGCTCCAGATGTAACAACCCCAGGAACTAAGAGTGTAGAAATCACAGTTCACTACCCAGATGGTACAACTGACACTGTAACTACTAAGGTAATTGTTGAAGAACCAACTAAGAACCCAAGTGATGCAGACAAGTACACTCCAGAACCAAAGGACATCAAGACACAGGTAGGTAAGGAACCAAGTCCAGAACAAGGAATTGGCAATATTCCAAGCTTACCAAGTGGTACTACATTTACTTGGACCAACGGCGCTCCAGATGTAACCACTCCAGGAACTAAGAGTACTGAAATCACAGTTCACTACCCAGACGGTACAACTGATACTGTAACTACTAAGGTTGTAGTTGAAGAACCAACTAAGAACCCAACAGATGCAGATAAGTACACTCCAGAACCAAAGGATATCAAGACACAAGTTGGTGTAACTCCAAATCCAGAAGATGGAATTGGTAACGTACCAAACTTACCAGCTGGCACAACATACACTTGGACTAATGGTAATCCAGATGTTTCAACACCGGGAACTAAGAGCGTAACTATTACAGTACGTTACCCAGATGGTTCAACTGACACTGTAACTACAAAGGTAACAGTGGAAGAACCAGCTAAGAACCCAACTGATGCAGACAAGTACACACCAGAACCAAAGGATATCACTACTCAAGTAGGCGTAGTACCAAGTGCAGAAGAAGGAATCGGTAATATTCCAAACTTACCAACTGGCACAACATACACTTGGACCAATGGTAATCCAGATGTTTCAACACCAGGAACAAAGAGTGTAGAAATTACTGTTCACTACCCAGATGGTTCAACTGACACTGTAACTACAAAGGTAACCGTAGAAGAACCAACTAAGAATCCAACTGATGCAGACAAGTACACACCAGAACCAAAGGATATTACTACTCAGGTAGGCGTAGTACCAAGTGCAGAAGAAGGAATCGGTAATATTCCAAACTTACCAACTGGCACAACATACACTTGGACCAATGGTAATCCAGATGTTTCAACACCAGGAACAAAGAGTGTCGAAATTACTGTTCACTATCCAGATGGTTCAACTGACACTGTAACTACTAAGATAACAGTAGAAGAACCAGCTTCAACTCCAAAGGAAAATCCAACAGATAATCCAAAGAATAATCCAGCGGATACTCCAAAGGAAACAGTTCATACTAAGACTCCACAAGGTACAATTCCAAATCCAACACAAGTAATCAAAGATAAGGTAAAGGTTCCTGAAGGAGCTAAAGTTACTTGGAAAGAAAAACCAGATGTCTCAACCCCAGGTACTCATCATGGTGTAATTCAAGTAATTTACCCAGATGGTACAACAAAAGATGTCGATGTAGATATCCTAGTTGCTCCAAAGGCTAATGCAACTAATGAACCAACTAACTCAACTCATAAGCATGCTACTAAGAAGAGCGAAAGCAATGTGGGACCTAAGGGAGAATATAGAAATGGATTTACTTCAAGAGCTATAGCTCCAAAGGCCAATATTACAACTGCTAAGAAGTCCATGAGTAGCAAGCAAGGAAGATTGCCACAAACTGGTTCAAAAGATAGTAGTTTAGCTGCCGTACTTGGCATTGCACTTGCCGGTATCGGATCACTCTTTGGCTTAGCTGGTAGCAAAAAGAAGCGTAAAAATTAA